One part of the uncultured Bacteroides sp. genome encodes these proteins:
- a CDS encoding metalloregulator ArsR/SmtB family transcription factor: protein MEKVKEYTAEQEQIARFAKAMGHPARIAILDFLASQDSCFFGDIHDELPIAKATVSQHLKELKDAGLIQGEIEAPKVRYCIDKENWAKAQKLLGDFFNKKDIKKNCCG, encoded by the coding sequence ATGGAAAAAGTTAAAGAATATACAGCAGAACAAGAACAGATTGCCCGCTTTGCCAAGGCAATGGGACATCCAGCACGAATAGCGATACTCGATTTTCTTGCATCGCAGGATAGTTGTTTCTTCGGAGATATTCACGATGAATTGCCCATTGCAAAAGCTACTGTGTCTCAACACTTGAAAGAGCTTAAAGATGCCGGACTTATTCAAGGTGAAATTGAAGCTCCTAAAGTAAGATACTGCATAGATAAAGAGAATTGGGCTAAGGCTCAAAAGCTTTTGGGAGACTTCTTTAATAAGAAAGATATAAAGAAAAACTGTTGCGGATAA
- a CDS encoding thioredoxin family protein, producing MEIKILGSGCSKCKTLEKLTREVVDQNGIDASISKVEDIMEIMKYGVMATPALVVDGKVIIKGRIPSSEEIKEALTK from the coding sequence ATGGAAATTAAAATTCTTGGTTCAGGTTGTTCTAAATGCAAAACACTTGAAAAACTAACACGCGAAGTTGTAGATCAAAACGGTATCGATGCTTCAATATCTAAGGTTGAAGATATTATGGAAATCATGAAATACGGAGTTATGGCAACACCGGCATTGGTAGTCGATGGTAAAGTGATAATCAAAGGACGTATTCCTTCTTCTGAAGAGATTAAAGAAGCACTTACCAAATAA
- a CDS encoding permease yields the protein MWYLIYHYLQPISDWLVDSVIGMQKGDHLTETIRFFIFEVPKVLMLLALIIFIVGIIRTYFSAERTRKMLEGKSTFAGNVLASMLGIVTPFCSCSAIPLFLGFVESGVPLGVTFSFLIAAPMINEVAVILLFGLFGWKTALIYVLTGLLIAITAGWIIGKLKLEHWVQDWVYQTQMGNTGDEGNGLTFSDRIHFGFDSVKEIVGKVWIYVVVGIAVGAGAHGYVPEDFMVSLMGKSVWFSVPLSVLIGVPLYSNAAGIIPIVSVLIEKGAALGTSLAFMMAVVGLSLPEMIILKKVLKLPLILTFVGVVATGIMIVGYLFNLIF from the coding sequence ATGTGGTACCTAATATATCATTATCTTCAACCAATCAGCGATTGGCTTGTTGATTCTGTTATAGGAATGCAGAAAGGCGATCACCTCACGGAAACCATACGGTTCTTTATTTTTGAAGTTCCAAAAGTACTGATGCTGCTTGCACTGATAATCTTTATCGTAGGCATTATCCGTACTTACTTTTCGGCAGAGCGCACCCGGAAGATGCTCGAAGGTAAATCTACCTTTGCCGGAAATGTACTTGCTTCCATGCTGGGCATTGTTACTCCTTTCTGTTCATGTTCTGCCATTCCGTTATTTCTTGGATTTGTAGAATCTGGAGTGCCATTAGGCGTTACCTTCTCATTCCTGATTGCCGCACCTATGATTAATGAAGTTGCCGTAATTTTGCTGTTCGGTTTATTTGGTTGGAAAACGGCTCTGATATATGTACTCACCGGACTTCTTATCGCCATCACTGCCGGATGGATTATCGGCAAACTAAAACTAGAGCATTGGGTGCAGGATTGGGTTTATCAAACTCAGATGGGTAACACCGGAGATGAGGGAAATGGCCTTACTTTCTCTGACCGCATCCATTTCGGATTTGATTCTGTAAAAGAGATTGTTGGAAAAGTCTGGATCTATGTTGTCGTTGGAATTGCGGTAGGTGCTGGAGCTCATGGGTATGTACCCGAAGATTTTATGGTTTCACTAATGGGAAAATCGGTCTGGTTCAGCGTTCCTTTGTCAGTCCTTATCGGAGTACCTCTTTATTCGAATGCAGCAGGTATCATTCCTATTGTATCTGTTCTCATTGAAAAAGGAGCTGCACTGGGCACCTCACTTGCATTTATGATGGCTGTTGTAGGTCTTTCACTACCAGAAATGATTATTCTTAAAAAAGTACTGAAGTTGCCGCTGATACTTACATTTGTAGGAGTTGTAGCTACAGGAATAATGATTGTAGGATATTTGTTTAATCTGATATTTTAA
- a CDS encoding arsenate reductase ArsC → MKILILCTGNSCRSQMAHGWLQSFDKSLDVHSAGTEPAPRVNSKAVKVMAEAGIDISNHYPKNVDRYLNEEWDYVITVCGGANESCPAFTGKVKHRIHIGFDDPSHATGTDEFIWSEFIRVRDEIKRGFYQFYINEIY, encoded by the coding sequence ATGAAAATATTAATTCTTTGTACAGGAAACAGCTGTCGTAGTCAGATGGCTCACGGATGGCTTCAGTCGTTCGATAAATCGCTCGATGTACATTCTGCCGGAACAGAACCGGCACCAAGAGTAAATTCAAAAGCAGTCAAAGTAATGGCCGAAGCTGGAATAGACATCAGCAACCATTATCCAAAAAATGTAGATCGCTACCTGAATGAAGAATGGGATTACGTGATCACCGTGTGTGGAGGAGCCAATGAAAGCTGCCCTGCCTTCACCGGAAAAGTAAAACACAGAATTCATATCGGGTTCGATGATCCCTCACACGCAACAGGAACCGATGAATTTATATGGAGTGAATTTATCCGTGTGCGTGATGAGATAAAAAGAGGTTTTTATCAGTTTTATATCAACGAGATTTATTGA
- a CDS encoding GNAT family N-acetyltransferase, translating into MNEIKIETMTEKSWTDVARIYESGIATKNATFQTEAPDWDSWDKAHRQDCRLVATIDGKIVGWTALSNVSSRCVYAGVAEVSVYIDSDFRGKGIGNKLMEALIKESEANGIWTLQAGIFPENTGSLKLHHNHGFRTIGIKERLGKMDNKWRDVAMLERRSKVVGID; encoded by the coding sequence ATGAACGAAATTAAAATTGAAACCATGACAGAAAAGTCATGGACCGATGTAGCCCGTATATATGAATCGGGTATTGCCACAAAGAATGCAACTTTCCAAACAGAAGCTCCCGATTGGGATTCATGGGACAAGGCACACAGACAGGACTGCCGCCTCGTGGCAACCATCGATGGCAAAATAGTAGGCTGGACAGCATTGTCAAACGTATCAAGCAGATGCGTATATGCAGGAGTTGCCGAGGTTAGTGTGTACATTGACTCTGATTTCCGAGGTAAAGGTATTGGTAATAAATTAATGGAAGCACTGATAAAAGAATCAGAAGCAAATGGCATTTGGACACTTCAGGCAGGAATATTTCCCGAGAATACAGGTAGCCTGAAATTACACCATAACCACGGATTCAGGACTATAGGAATTAAAGAACGACTGGGTAAGATGGACAATAAATGGCGCGATGTTGCCATGCTGGAAAGACGTAGTAAAGTTGTGGGTATTGATTAA
- a CDS encoding F0F1 ATP synthase subunit gamma: protein MASLKEVKGRIASVNSTRKITSAMKMVASAKLHRAQNSITNMLPYETKLHAMLTAFLSNEADIRSPYMEVRPVKRVAIVAFSSNSSLCGAYNANVARQLNLMVEGYASQVGKENVLIFAIGKKIAHAAKNEGLNIQDVFLEIADKPSYQGTAELANKLMKMYADKEIDKVELLYHHFKNTASQILTREDYLPVSFPAPEEAPADNNWALDYIFEPSKADLLKTLVPQVLGLRMYTALLDSNTSEHAARTMAMQIATDNANDMIQDLTVLYNKSRQQAITNELLDIIGGSMK, encoded by the coding sequence ATGGCATCACTAAAAGAAGTAAAAGGAAGAATAGCGTCGGTAAACAGTACCAGAAAGATTACGTCTGCCATGAAAATGGTAGCATCTGCTAAGTTGCATCGTGCGCAGAATTCTATTACGAATATGCTTCCTTACGAGACGAAGCTGCATGCCATGCTAACGGCTTTCCTCTCAAATGAAGCCGATATTCGATCACCTTATATGGAAGTGCGCCCGGTAAAGCGGGTGGCAATTGTCGCATTCTCTTCCAATTCGTCACTTTGCGGAGCATACAATGCAAATGTTGCCCGTCAGTTAAATCTGATGGTGGAAGGATATGCATCTCAGGTTGGTAAGGAAAATGTTTTAATTTTTGCTATAGGTAAGAAAATAGCTCATGCAGCCAAAAATGAAGGTCTGAATATACAGGATGTATTTTTGGAAATTGCGGATAAACCATCTTACCAGGGAACAGCTGAATTGGCTAATAAACTGATGAAGATGTATGCTGATAAGGAAATTGATAAAGTAGAATTGCTTTATCACCACTTTAAAAATACAGCTTCACAAATTCTTACCCGTGAGGATTATCTTCCTGTAAGTTTTCCGGCACCTGAAGAAGCTCCTGCAGATAATAATTGGGCATTGGATTATATATTTGAACCTTCAAAAGCTGATTTGCTTAAAACTTTGGTACCGCAGGTTCTTGGTTTGAGAATGTATACTGCACTACTTGATTCAAATACATCAGAGCATGCGGCGCGAACAATGGCAATGCAGATTGCTACTGATAATGCGAATGACATGATTCAGGATTTGACGGTGTTATATAACAAATCCCGTCAGCAGGCCATTACAAATGAATTGCTTGATATTATCGGTGGTTCAATGAAATAG
- the atpA gene encoding F0F1 ATP synthase subunit alpha, producing MSENIKASEVSEVLRMQLEGIDTSLQFDEVGTVLQVSDGVVRIYGLRNAEANELLEFDNGIKAVVMNLEEDNVGAVLLGPTDQIKEGYIVKRTGRIASINVGEGMLGRVINPLGEPLDGKGEISGERFEMPLERKAPGVIFRQPVNQPLQTGLKAVDAMIPIGRGQRELIIGDRQTGKTSIAIDTIINQKSNYEAGDPVYCIYVAIGQKGSTVATIVNTLKEKGALDYTIVVSATASDPAALQYFAPFAGAAIGEYFRDSGRHALVVYDDLSKQAVAYREVSLILRRPSGREAYPGDIFYLHSRLLERSAKIINQQEVASQMNDLPESMKGKVKGGGSLTALPIIETQAGDVAAYIPTNVISITDGQIFLDTDLFNQGNRPAINVGISVSRVGGNAQIKAMKKVAGTLKIDQAQFRELEAFTKFGGDMDPVTALTINKGQKNTRLLVQPQYTPMPVEQQIAILYCGTHGLLKSVKLDKVHEFEKNFLLDLQNNHQADVLDLLKKGIINDEVSAIIEKVAESIAKVYSK from the coding sequence ATGTCCGAAAATATAAAAGCAAGTGAAGTTTCCGAAGTGTTGCGTATGCAACTTGAAGGAATTGATACCAGCCTTCAGTTCGATGAAGTGGGGACAGTACTTCAAGTAAGTGACGGTGTAGTCCGCATTTATGGCCTGAGGAATGCTGAAGCTAACGAGCTGCTGGAGTTCGACAATGGTATTAAAGCCGTTGTAATGAACCTCGAAGAGGATAATGTAGGAGCTGTGTTACTTGGTCCTACAGATCAGATTAAAGAAGGATATATAGTAAAACGTACAGGAAGAATTGCTTCTATCAATGTAGGTGAAGGAATGCTTGGACGTGTTATCAATCCGCTGGGAGAGCCACTTGATGGTAAAGGAGAAATTTCTGGTGAACGCTTTGAAATGCCATTGGAACGTAAAGCTCCGGGGGTAATTTTCCGTCAGCCTGTAAATCAGCCTTTGCAAACAGGTTTGAAAGCTGTTGATGCTATGATTCCTATCGGTCGCGGCCAACGTGAGTTAATCATTGGTGACCGCCAGACTGGTAAGACCTCTATTGCAATTGATACTATTATCAACCAAAAAAGTAACTACGAAGCAGGTGATCCAGTATATTGTATCTATGTTGCCATAGGACAGAAGGGATCTACCGTTGCTACTATCGTAAATACACTGAAAGAAAAAGGTGCGCTTGATTATACTATTGTAGTTTCTGCAACAGCATCCGATCCTGCTGCATTACAATATTTTGCACCGTTTGCAGGTGCTGCTATCGGTGAGTATTTCCGTGATAGCGGACGTCATGCATTGGTTGTATATGATGACTTGTCTAAACAAGCTGTTGCATATCGTGAGGTATCTTTGATCCTTAGACGCCCTTCAGGACGTGAAGCATATCCTGGTGATATCTTCTATCTGCACTCTCGTTTGCTTGAACGTTCTGCTAAGATTATTAATCAGCAGGAAGTTGCTAGTCAGATGAATGACCTTCCTGAAAGTATGAAAGGTAAAGTAAAAGGTGGTGGTTCCTTAACTGCTCTTCCAATTATTGAAACTCAGGCTGGTGACGTTGCTGCATATATCCCAACCAATGTAATCTCTATTACAGATGGTCAGATTTTCCTTGATACAGACTTGTTCAATCAGGGTAACCGTCCGGCTATCAACGTAGGTATTTCAGTATCTCGTGTTGGTGGTAATGCCCAAATCAAGGCAATGAAGAAAGTTGCTGGTACATTGAAAATTGACCAGGCACAGTTCCGTGAACTGGAAGCATTTACCAAATTTGGTGGTGATATGGATCCTGTAACCGCTTTGACTATCAATAAAGGTCAGAAAAATACCCGATTGCTGGTTCAGCCTCAATACACTCCAATGCCGGTTGAGCAGCAAATTGCAATCTTGTATTGCGGTACACACGGTTTGTTGAAGTCTGTTAAGCTGGATAAAGTTCATGAGTTTGAGAAGAATTTCTTGTTAGATCTTCAGAACAATCACCAAGCAGATGTACTTGATTTGCTGAAAAAAGGTATTATCAACGATGAAGTATCTGCAATTATAGAAAAAGTTGCAGAATCTATTGCTAAGGTCTATAGTAAATAG
- a CDS encoding F0F1 ATP synthase subunit delta, protein MNIGIIPMRYAKALLAFAQDKGVEEKVFEEMTILAQSFAEHSSLKTVLDNPVLKSKDKHKLICTAAGTQVSDVFARFIELVLHHKREQHLQSIALMYQDLYRKIKHISIGSLVTATPLSAETEEQMRRMLMKDKKGTLEFKTSVDPEILGGFIFGIDTYRLDASVATQLKRVKTQFMDKNRKSI, encoded by the coding sequence ATGAATATAGGTATTATTCCCATGCGTTACGCTAAAGCGTTATTAGCTTTTGCACAGGACAAAGGTGTGGAAGAGAAAGTTTTTGAAGAAATGACCATTTTGGCTCAAAGCTTTGCAGAACATTCTTCTCTTAAAACCGTACTTGATAATCCTGTGTTGAAGAGTAAAGATAAGCATAAGCTGATATGCACTGCGGCCGGTACTCAAGTGAGTGATGTATTTGCTCGTTTCATTGAATTGGTTTTGCATCATAAAAGAGAACAGCACCTGCAATCCATTGCTTTGATGTATCAGGATTTATACCGTAAAATTAAACATATCTCCATTGGTTCATTGGTAACAGCTACTCCTTTAAGTGCTGAAACAGAAGAACAGATGAGGAGGATGTTGATGAAGGATAAAAAAGGAACTCTGGAATTTAAAACCTCTGTAGATCCTGAAATCTTGGGCGGTTTTATCTTTGGTATTGATACCTATCGCTTGGATGCTAGCGTGGCAACACAACTTAAACGGGTGAAGACCCAGTTTATGGATAAGAATAGAAAAAGTATATAA
- the atpF gene encoding F0F1 ATP synthase subunit B: MSLLQPEFGLLFWMLLSFVVVFIILAKFGFPIITQMVEDRKQFIDKSLEAAKTANEQLAGIKADGEAMLAEAREEQVKILNDAAAIRDKIINEAKVTAQLEAKKQLDEVRLQIQAEKEEAIRDVRRQIAVLSVDIAEKVIRTSLKKDKEQMDMIDRLLDEVTVSKS; this comes from the coding sequence ATGTCATTATTACAACCTGAATTTGGACTTCTATTCTGGATGCTCCTCTCTTTCGTGGTGGTATTTATCATCCTTGCTAAATTTGGCTTTCCTATTATCACTCAGATGGTGGAAGACCGTAAGCAGTTTATTGATAAATCACTAGAGGCTGCTAAGACCGCAAATGAACAGTTGGCGGGTATTAAAGCAGATGGAGAAGCAATGCTAGCTGAAGCTCGTGAAGAACAGGTGAAAATCTTGAATGATGCAGCTGCTATTCGCGATAAAATTATCAACGAAGCAAAAGTCACTGCTCAATTAGAAGCCAAAAAACAATTGGACGAAGTAAGACTTCAGATACAGGCAGAGAAAGAAGAAGCTATCCGTGATGTACGCCGCCAGATAGCAGTTCTATCTGTTGATATTGCTGAAAAAGTAATACGTACTAGTCTGAAGAAAGACAAAGAGCAGATGGACATGATTGATCGTTTGTTGGATGAAGTGACAGTATCAAAATCATAA
- the atpE gene encoding ATP synthase F0 subunit C, protein MLGTVLLQAAAAGLGLGKLGAAIGAGIAAVGAGIGIGKIGSSAMEAIARQPESAGDIRMNMIIIAALVEGVALFAVVVCFLAL, encoded by the coding sequence ATGTTAGGAACAGTATTATTACAGGCAGCAGCTGCCGGTTTGGGATTAGGTAAATTAGGTGCAGCAATTGGTGCAGGTATTGCAGCAGTAGGAGCAGGTATTGGTATTGGTAAAATTGGTAGCTCTGCTATGGAAGCTATTGCTCGTCAACCAGAATCTGCCGGTGATATTCGTATGAATATGATTATTATTGCTGCCTTGGTTGAAGGTGTTGCTTTATTCGCAGTTGTTGTTTGTTTCTTAGCTCTATAA
- the atpB gene encoding F0F1 ATP synthase subunit A, with the protein MKSLKYNIRRYTWLLLLMFIPVLSISANESKGEGGVDVKEIVFGHIGDSYEWHITTWGETHISIPLPVIVMGNNGQWHMFFSSEFHHSSTGEHEGFYIAKEGQYKGKIVEKDATGAEIRPIDLSITKTAFAIILNSILLCIVILKVARWSKRSSNQAPKGFLGFMEMFIMDINDNVIKACIGKGYERYAPYLLTVFFFIFFNNIMGLIPIFPGGANVTGNIAITLTLACCTLLAVNLFGTKEYWKEIFWPDVPLALKPIMIPIEIVGILTKPFALMIRLFANMMAGHSVILSLVCLVFITAVMGPVLNGSMTVLSVFFGIFMNILELLVAYIQAYVFTMLSAVFIGLSQVHGHHAK; encoded by the coding sequence ATGAAAAGCTTAAAGTATAATATAAGGAGATATACATGGTTGTTGCTATTAATGTTTATACCCGTGTTGTCAATCTCTGCCAACGAGTCAAAAGGTGAAGGCGGAGTAGATGTGAAAGAAATTGTATTCGGTCACATCGGCGATTCTTACGAATGGCACATCACTACATGGGGAGAAACTCATATATCTATTCCGTTACCTGTTATTGTAATGGGGAATAATGGTCAATGGCACATGTTTTTTTCTTCTGAATTCCATCATTCTTCAACAGGCGAACATGAAGGCTTTTATATAGCTAAAGAAGGACAATATAAAGGGAAAATTGTAGAGAAAGACGCTACTGGTGCTGAAATCAGACCTATAGATTTGTCTATTACCAAAACAGCTTTTGCTATTATTTTAAATAGTATTCTTCTTTGTATAGTAATACTTAAAGTGGCTCGCTGGTCAAAAAGGAGTTCAAATCAAGCTCCTAAGGGATTTCTCGGTTTTATGGAAATGTTTATCATGGATATAAACGATAATGTGATAAAGGCTTGTATTGGAAAGGGATATGAACGTTATGCACCATATTTGCTTACAGTGTTTTTCTTTATTTTCTTTAATAACATAATGGGATTAATACCTATATTCCCAGGAGGAGCAAATGTTACCGGTAATATTGCAATAACACTTACATTAGCTTGTTGCACCTTACTGGCTGTTAATCTTTTTGGTACTAAAGAATATTGGAAAGAAATATTTTGGCCGGATGTACCATTAGCATTGAAGCCGATTATGATTCCTATAGAAATAGTAGGTATCTTGACAAAACCATTCGCTTTGATGATTCGTCTCTTTGCAAATATGATGGCAGGCCACTCAGTTATTCTCAGTCTTGTATGTCTTGTATTCATTACAGCTGTGATGGGACCTGTTCTTAATGGCTCAATGACTGTACTATCTGTCTTTTTCGGAATCTTTATGAATATCCTTGAACTTTTGGTTGCATATATCCAGGCATATGTATTTACTATGCTTTCTGCAGTATTTATTGGATTATCTCAGGTTCATGGTCATCACGCAAAATAA
- the atpC gene encoding ATP synthase F1 subunit epsilon — protein MKLEILSPERTLYKGDVDVVTLPGTLGRFTILQDHAPMISSLKEGIIRIKPYEGEEVELSIKGGFVEVKRNQVSVCVE, from the coding sequence ATGAAATTAGAAATATTATCGCCGGAACGGACACTTTACAAAGGTGATGTAGATGTTGTAACTTTACCAGGAACTCTTGGTAGATTTACAATACTGCAGGACCATGCCCCAATGATTTCTTCTTTAAAAGAGGGAATAATAAGGATAAAGCCTTATGAAGGGGAAGAAGTGGAGCTTTCCATAAAAGGAGGATTTGTAGAAGTCAAACGGAACCAGGTATCTGTTTGCGTAGAATAG
- the atpD gene encoding F0F1 ATP synthase subunit beta encodes MSQIIGHISQVIGPVVDVFFESTGEKVKLPSIHDAMEIKRKNGKTLIVEVQQHIGENTVRTVAMDSTDGLQRGLEVIALGTPITMPIGDQVKGRLMNVIGEAVDGMEELDKAGSYPIHREPPKFDELTTSREVLYTGIKVIDLLEPYSKGGKIGLFGGAGVGKTVLIMELINNIAKKGNGFSVFAGVGERTREGNDLLREMIESGVIRYGEKFKESMAEGNWDLSLVDKTEIAKSQATLVYGQMNEPPGARSSVALSGLSVAESFRDSGASDGVQKDILLFIDNIFRFTQAGSEVSALLGRMPSAVGYQPTLATEMGAMQERITSTKNGSITSVQAVYVPADDLTDPAPATTFSHLDATTVLSRKITELGIYPAVDPLESTSRILDPLVVGQEHYDTAQRVKQILQRNKELQDIIAILGMEELSDEDRLTVNRARRVQRFLSQPFTVAEQFTGVQGVMVSIEDTIKGFKMIMDGEVDYLPESAFLNVGTIEEAIEKGKKLLAQAK; translated from the coding sequence ATGTCACAGATAATAGGGCATATCTCACAAGTAATTGGTCCAGTAGTGGATGTATTCTTTGAGAGTACTGGTGAAAAGGTTAAATTGCCGAGTATCCATGATGCCATGGAAATTAAGCGTAAGAATGGAAAAACGCTTATTGTTGAAGTTCAGCAGCATATTGGTGAGAATACAGTTCGTACAGTAGCTATGGATAGTACTGACGGATTGCAAAGGGGATTAGAAGTTATTGCTTTGGGAACCCCAATTACAATGCCTATCGGTGATCAGGTAAAAGGACGTTTGATGAATGTGATTGGAGAGGCTGTTGATGGTATGGAAGAATTGGATAAAGCTGGCTCGTATCCTATTCACCGTGAACCTCCTAAATTCGATGAATTAACAACTTCAAGAGAAGTGCTATACACAGGTATTAAGGTGATCGACCTATTGGAGCCTTATTCTAAAGGTGGTAAAATTGGTTTGTTTGGTGGTGCCGGTGTAGGAAAGACTGTATTGATTATGGAGTTAATCAATAATATTGCCAAAAAAGGAAATGGTTTTTCTGTATTTGCTGGTGTTGGAGAACGTACTCGTGAAGGTAACGATTTACTTCGTGAAATGATTGAGTCAGGTGTTATCCGATATGGCGAAAAGTTCAAGGAATCAATGGCTGAAGGAAATTGGGATTTATCTTTAGTAGATAAAACTGAAATTGCAAAATCTCAGGCTACATTGGTTTATGGACAGATGAATGAACCTCCAGGCGCACGTTCTTCTGTTGCTCTTTCCGGATTATCTGTAGCAGAATCTTTCCGTGATTCAGGTGCTTCTGATGGAGTACAAAAAGATATCTTGTTATTTATTGATAATATTTTCCGTTTTACTCAGGCTGGTTCTGAGGTGTCTGCTTTGTTAGGACGTATGCCGTCTGCTGTAGGATACCAACCAACATTGGCAACAGAGATGGGTGCTATGCAGGAACGTATTACTTCAACAAAGAATGGTTCAATTACTTCTGTTCAGGCTGTTTATGTACCTGCAGATGACTTGACCGACCCTGCTCCGGCAACAACATTCTCTCACTTGGATGCAACTACTGTACTTAGCCGTAAGATTACAGAGTTGGGTATCTATCCGGCTGTAGATCCATTGGAATCTACTTCACGTATTCTGGATCCATTAGTTGTTGGTCAGGAACATTACGATACTGCTCAACGAGTAAAACAGATTCTGCAGCGTAATAAGGAACTTCAGGATATTATTGCTATTCTAGGTATGGAAGAATTGTCTGACGAAGACCGATTAACAGTAAATCGTGCCCGCCGTGTACAACGTTTCTTATCTCAACCATTTACTGTGGCTGAACAGTTTACCGGAGTACAAGGAGTTATGGTTTCTATCGAAGATACTATTAAAGGATTCAAGATGATTATGGATGGTGAAGTTGACTATCTTCCAGAATCAGCCTTCCTGAATGTAGGTACAATTGAAGAAGCTATTGAAAAAGGTAAGAAACTTTTGGCTCAGGCTAAATAA
- a CDS encoding PspC domain-containing protein → MKKTLTVNLGGTVFHIDEDAYHLLDKYLANLKVHFRKEVGAEEIVKDMELRISELFTEKVNSGVQVITVEYVEEVIKRMGKPEELSDEDVKEEKVAGEPRQEPYSSGESDQTRRRFYRNPDDKILGGLASGLAAYMGWDPTLVRLLLIVLVFFGVGVVIPIYIVCWIVVPEAHTAAEKLAMRGEKVTVENIGKTVTDGFEKVAGGVNDYVNSGKPRTALQKLGDAFVQVVGVFIKVLLVLLAIVFCPVLFVLIIVLFALIIAAFSIVLGGGAAFVSWLPFINDWSLISTSPVNIVLACITGIALVGIPLAGLVFSIFRKLLDWKPMSPTVKTILVILWVISLIASIILFPIIGIPYWDHHIYTITI, encoded by the coding sequence ATGAAAAAAACATTGACTGTGAATTTAGGAGGCACGGTTTTCCACATTGATGAAGACGCGTACCATTTGTTGGATAAATATCTGGCTAATCTTAAAGTGCATTTTCGTAAAGAAGTTGGAGCTGAAGAGATTGTGAAGGATATGGAGCTTAGAATCTCAGAGCTTTTTACTGAAAAAGTAAATTCAGGCGTTCAGGTAATCACTGTAGAATATGTTGAAGAAGTTATTAAACGTATGGGGAAACCTGAAGAACTTTCCGATGAAGACGTGAAAGAAGAAAAGGTTGCAGGCGAACCTCGTCAGGAACCATATTCAAGTGGTGAATCTGATCAGACCCGCCGTCGTTTCTATCGTAATCCTGACGATAAGATATTAGGTGGTTTAGCCTCTGGTCTAGCAGCATATATGGGATGGGATCCTACTTTGGTTCGATTACTTTTAATTGTATTGGTATTTTTTGGAGTAGGAGTTGTTATTCCTATTTATATAGTATGCTGGATTGTAGTTCCTGAGGCGCATACTGCAGCAGAAAAACTTGCCATGAGAGGGGAGAAGGTTACAGTTGAGAATATTGGTAAAACAGTAACTGATGGATTTGAAAAAGTTGCTGGAGGAGTAAATGATTATGTGAATTCAGGAAAACCACGTACGGCTTTACAAAAGTTAGGAGATGCATTTGTACAAGTTGTTGGAGTCTTTATAAAGGTGTTACTTGTATTGCTGGCTATTGTATTCTGTCCAGTACTATTTGTTCTGATTATAGTTCTTTTTGCACTTATAATAGCTGCTTTTTCAATAGTTCTGGGTGGTGGTGCTGCATTTGTAAGCTGGCTTCCTTTTATTAATGATTGGAGTTTAATTTCAACCTCACCGGTTAATATTGTCTTGGCATGCATTACAGGTATAGCATTAGTCGGTATTCCTTTAGCAGGACTAGTTTTTTCAATCTTCCGTAAATTGCTAGACTGGAAACCTATGTCTCCAACTGTAAAAACTATATTGGTTATACTTTGGGTTATAAGTTTGATTGCATCTATTATATTATTCCCGATTATAGGTATACCATATTGGGATCATCACATTTACACAATTACGATTTAA